A genomic region of Gemmata massiliana contains the following coding sequences:
- a CDS encoding alpha/beta hydrolase family protein yields the protein MNARIPVVLAVVLTSALPLGARAAEPKPFPGPATKWQGFPKHDFKVGELEATVVVPEKALPGRPWVWRGEFFGAFADADVALVKAGWHLAYLKVPDLFGAPKAVKKWEAFYDAMVKDYGMHPKPGLIGLSRGGLYCMNWAAAHPDRTLAVYLDNAVCDFKSWPGGALKKLGASKSGSEAEWKKMLAAYEFKNDEEAIAYKLNPVDNLAPVAKAKLPLLLVYGDKDLAVPHVENSELLYNRYKALGGPGEQIVKPGQDHHPHGLKDVTPVVKFFTAALESKK from the coding sequence ATGAACGCACGCATTCCCGTTGTTCTGGCCGTGGTTCTCACGAGCGCCCTTCCGCTCGGCGCCCGCGCCGCGGAGCCGAAGCCGTTTCCCGGCCCGGCGACCAAGTGGCAGGGTTTCCCCAAGCACGATTTCAAAGTGGGTGAACTCGAAGCCACGGTCGTGGTGCCGGAGAAAGCGCTCCCGGGCCGGCCGTGGGTGTGGCGCGGGGAGTTCTTCGGGGCGTTCGCGGACGCCGACGTCGCGCTCGTGAAGGCCGGGTGGCACCTCGCGTACCTGAAAGTCCCCGACCTGTTCGGCGCGCCCAAAGCGGTGAAGAAGTGGGAGGCGTTTTACGACGCGATGGTGAAGGATTACGGCATGCACCCGAAACCGGGGCTGATCGGGCTGTCGCGCGGCGGGCTGTACTGCATGAACTGGGCCGCCGCGCACCCGGACCGGACGCTGGCCGTGTATTTGGACAACGCCGTGTGCGACTTCAAGAGCTGGCCCGGCGGGGCGCTCAAGAAACTCGGCGCGAGCAAGTCCGGTTCGGAAGCCGAGTGGAAGAAGATGCTCGCTGCCTACGAGTTCAAGAACGACGAAGAGGCGATCGCGTACAAGCTGAACCCGGTGGACAATCTCGCTCCCGTCGCGAAGGCCAAGCTCCCGCTACTCCTCGTGTACGGCGACAAGGATCTGGCGGTCCCGCACGTGGAGAACTCGGAGCTGCTTTACAACCGCTACAAGGCTCTCGGCGGGCCGGGCGAACAAATCGTGAAGCCGGGGCAGGATCACCACCCACACGGGCTGAAGGACGTGACTCCGGTCGTGAAGTTCTTCACCGCCGCGCTCGAATCGAAGAAATAA
- a CDS encoding YfbU family protein encodes MQLTRTERWILSNQYQILEQLATLRKNDDEVSHYRSAQEALGCGYANEYGDLAIGICEDKDILSVDECREVIKILGMFNDIQYAYSQLDEANREGISEHFASEFPGFCGNSEGKQLGYARYFCARPHVFTQLNRPDDLDSHAPLLPLYRLMLKVREVR; translated from the coding sequence ATGCAACTGACCAGAACGGAGCGATGGATTCTAAGCAACCAGTACCAGATCCTGGAACAACTGGCCACGCTCCGAAAGAACGATGACGAGGTGAGTCACTACCGGTCAGCACAGGAGGCACTCGGCTGCGGCTACGCCAACGAGTACGGGGATCTCGCTATTGGCATCTGCGAGGACAAAGACATACTCAGCGTGGACGAGTGCCGCGAAGTGATCAAGATCCTCGGGATGTTCAACGACATCCAATACGCTTATTCTCAGCTTGATGAGGCCAACAGGGAAGGAATCAGTGAGCACTTCGCTTCTGAATTCCCAGGTTTTTGCGGGAACTCCGAAGGCAAACAACTTGGGTATGCTCGGTATTTCTGCGCGAGGCCGCACGTCTTCACGCAGCTTAATCGCCCCGACGATCTCGACAGCCACGCCCCGCTCCTACCGCTCTATCGGTTGATGCTTAAAGTACGAGAAGTGCGGTAG
- a CDS encoding FliA/WhiG family RNA polymerase sigma factor: MIVTQTETDIQAVWLEYRERPTVELRNRLVERYLSLVKYNAERIWSRLPDGVELDDLISAGVFGLLDAIDAFDLTRGVKFETYCVPRIRGAMLDELRTMDWVPRLVRSKASKMEACRKQLEAALGRPPKPEELAEKLGIPLDQLDSHLGEATAVNLVSLNKKWYETDSYKDVREIDILEDKKAEDPTGRLQNRDLMKLVTRGLNRNERLIVILYYYEEMTMKEIGATLNLSESRVSQMHSSIVARLQAHLAKRKGEFNPN, encoded by the coding sequence TTGATCGTGACCCAAACCGAGACGGACATCCAAGCCGTTTGGCTGGAGTACCGCGAGCGCCCGACCGTCGAGCTGCGAAATCGGCTCGTCGAGCGGTACCTGTCTCTCGTCAAGTATAACGCCGAACGCATCTGGTCCCGCCTGCCGGACGGCGTTGAACTCGACGACCTCATTAGCGCCGGCGTGTTCGGGCTGTTGGACGCCATTGATGCGTTCGACCTCACCCGCGGCGTAAAATTTGAGACATATTGCGTGCCCCGGATCCGCGGGGCGATGCTCGACGAATTGCGCACGATGGACTGGGTGCCGCGCCTGGTTCGCAGCAAGGCGAGCAAAATGGAGGCGTGCCGCAAGCAACTCGAAGCGGCCCTCGGGCGCCCCCCGAAGCCGGAAGAACTCGCCGAGAAGCTCGGCATCCCGCTCGACCAGCTCGATTCGCACCTGGGCGAGGCGACCGCGGTCAACCTCGTGAGCCTCAACAAGAAGTGGTACGAGACGGACAGCTACAAGGACGTGCGCGAGATCGACATCCTTGAAGACAAGAAGGCCGAAGACCCGACCGGGCGCCTTCAGAACCGCGACCTGATGAAACTCGTGACCCGCGGCCTCAACCGCAACGAGCGCCTCATCGTCATCCTCTACTACTACGAGGAGATGACGATGAAGGAGATCGGGGCGACGCTCAACCTGAGCGAGTCGCGCGTGAGCCAGATGCACTCGAGCATCGTCGCCCGGCTGCAAGCCCATCTCGCGAAGCGCAAGGGCGAGTTCAACCCGAACTGA
- a CDS encoding aldo/keto reductase — translation MPEPAPFAPRRALGGTGFVATVLGIGDLADRNVPIETCVATVCRALDAGLNVIDTAPNYEDGYSEQIVGRAVSAVRRDAVFVIDKIDHHDRPVGPQIDESLGRLQLDFTDAFVFHNLSSLEVFNRLCQPGGGFDQIADAVKSGKCRFRGISSHNPDVLRAALEAGVCDVVMFPLGPFVDSRYVTETLPLARARGVGTVCFKTFGAGKLVGDTTGYNQPLKSRPRGKVSSGGTDDTEAVLPRLTVSECLHYTLTLDPDVALLGLSYPNEQDAAFAAASSFRPLTADQMNDIQHRAKDARRDKGPCWWNPNPEM, via the coding sequence ATGCCTGAGCCTGCTCCCTTCGCCCCCCGACGCGCGCTCGGCGGTACCGGGTTCGTCGCTACGGTTCTCGGGATCGGTGACTTGGCCGACCGCAACGTGCCGATCGAAACGTGTGTCGCGACCGTGTGTCGCGCGCTCGACGCGGGGCTGAACGTGATCGACACGGCCCCGAACTACGAAGACGGGTACTCGGAACAGATCGTCGGCCGGGCCGTGAGCGCCGTGCGCCGCGACGCGGTGTTCGTGATCGACAAAATCGACCACCACGACCGACCGGTCGGCCCGCAAATCGATGAGTCGCTGGGCCGGCTCCAGCTCGATTTCACCGATGCTTTCGTGTTCCACAACCTGTCGTCGCTCGAAGTCTTCAACCGCTTGTGCCAGCCCGGTGGCGGGTTCGACCAGATCGCGGACGCGGTGAAAAGCGGCAAGTGCCGGTTCCGCGGGATCTCGTCGCACAACCCGGACGTGCTGCGGGCGGCACTCGAAGCGGGCGTGTGCGACGTCGTGATGTTCCCGCTCGGACCGTTCGTGGATTCGCGCTACGTGACCGAGACGCTACCGCTCGCGCGGGCACGCGGGGTCGGGACCGTGTGCTTCAAGACGTTCGGCGCGGGGAAGCTCGTCGGTGACACGACCGGGTACAACCAGCCGCTCAAGTCGCGCCCGCGGGGAAAGGTGTCGAGCGGGGGAACGGACGACACCGAGGCCGTGTTACCCCGGTTGACCGTGTCCGAGTGCCTGCATTACACGCTGACGCTCGACCCGGACGTGGCTCTACTCGGTCTGAGTTACCCGAACGAACAGGACGCGGCCTTCGCTGCCGCGAGTTCCTTCCGCCCGCTCACAGCCGACCAGATGAACGACATTCAGCACCGCGCGAAGGACGCGCGTCGCGACAAGGGACCGTGCTGGTGGAACCCCAATCCCGAGATGTGA
- a CDS encoding M28 family peptidase, producing the protein MSQVFGWALGATLVAASVGGPIWWLTRSSAPEPDQGQIPTMDDAPDPSDPPKKTEFGTGAAEKGIEVPFDSERALKYLKQLCDIGPRISDTEGMKKQQELIEAHFKKLGATVTRQEFKAKQRSQKNQNDFVNLIISWHPDKAKRVLLSTHYDTRPIADQEANPKNWTKPFASANDGTSGVAFLMELGHHMKDLKSEYGVDFVLFDGEEFVFETGQFGGGDRYFIGSEHFADEYLNSKDKRKYKYDAGVLFDLFAGKDAALKVELHSWDAARALVDQIWGVAKAVGAKSFKYEKGYEVQDDHLALNRVGIPTVDVIDFDYPHWHKLTDTADKVSGAQLAEVSKVITTWLQKIK; encoded by the coding sequence ATGAGCCAGGTGTTCGGATGGGCGCTCGGGGCGACTCTGGTCGCGGCGAGCGTGGGCGGCCCGATCTGGTGGCTGACGCGCTCCAGCGCGCCCGAACCGGACCAGGGTCAGATTCCCACAATGGACGACGCGCCCGACCCCAGCGATCCACCGAAGAAGACCGAGTTCGGTACGGGCGCAGCGGAGAAGGGGATCGAGGTGCCGTTCGATTCCGAGCGCGCGCTCAAGTACCTCAAACAGTTGTGCGACATCGGCCCCCGCATCAGTGACACCGAAGGGATGAAGAAGCAGCAGGAACTGATCGAGGCGCACTTCAAGAAACTCGGGGCCACCGTCACGCGCCAGGAGTTCAAGGCGAAGCAGCGGAGCCAGAAGAACCAGAACGATTTCGTGAACCTCATCATCTCGTGGCACCCCGACAAAGCCAAGCGCGTCCTCCTCTCCACGCACTACGACACCCGCCCGATCGCCGACCAGGAGGCTAATCCCAAAAACTGGACCAAGCCGTTCGCGAGCGCCAACGACGGCACCAGCGGCGTCGCGTTCCTGATGGAACTGGGCCACCACATGAAGGATCTGAAGAGCGAGTACGGGGTGGACTTCGTTCTCTTCGACGGCGAGGAGTTCGTGTTCGAGACGGGCCAGTTCGGAGGCGGGGACCGGTACTTCATCGGGTCGGAACATTTTGCCGACGAGTACCTGAATTCCAAGGACAAGCGGAAGTACAAGTACGATGCCGGCGTTTTGTTCGACCTGTTCGCCGGGAAGGACGCGGCCCTGAAGGTGGAACTGCACTCGTGGGACGCCGCCCGCGCGCTCGTGGACCAGATTTGGGGCGTGGCGAAGGCGGTCGGGGCGAAGTCGTTTAAATACGAAAAGGGGTACGAGGTGCAGGACGACCATCTCGCGCTCAACCGCGTAGGGATTCCCACCGTCGATGTGATCGATTTCGATTACCCCCACTGGCACAAACTGACCGACACCGCCGACAAGGTTTCCGGCGCACAACTGGCCGAGGTGTCGAAGGTCATCACGACATGGCTCCAGAAGATCAAGTAA
- a CDS encoding PAAR domain-containing protein, translated as MGMPAARLTDMHTCPMVTGIIPHVGGPIAGPGAPTVLIASLPAAHVGDMATCVGPPDSLVKGSATVMIGGTPAVRLGDSTAHGGVVILGCPTVLVGG; from the coding sequence ATGGGAATGCCGGCCGCGCGCCTCACGGACATGCACACGTGCCCGATGGTCACGGGCATTATTCCCCACGTCGGCGGTCCGATTGCAGGACCGGGAGCACCCACGGTTCTCATTGCCTCGCTGCCGGCCGCACACGTCGGTGACATGGCAACGTGCGTCGGCCCCCCGGATAGTTTGGTAAAAGGGTCCGCCACGGTGATGATCGGCGGCACCCCGGCCGTGCGCCTCGGCGACAGTACCGCGCACGGGGGCGTGGTGATATTGGGGTGTCCGACCGTGTTGGTCGGGGGATAG
- a CDS encoding HEAT repeat domain-containing protein, giving the protein MQPASPSVTPPGRGAGAAALRGTFALLLALFVAALVSAQPPAPGAAQPKKEPDQKEPEKKEPAKLETRWPTDINGKDLKTVMKDMEDPDPATREFAARTLSSFGPPAQKGDVSKLLLRRMTAERDPSVRFAVYGAVGAIAFDAEADNKEALRILADVVDTGVTGGASRYQAVQTITMFGPRAYETIVKLTGVAMTDASYETRRAIAGALGRVAFSETTGPNMKALTALADVLAKDASAPVRMEALQSLMLLGPPWDGVKKADSKVDPPINAKSAAVIISYMKHRVGDPKTKTPGLEKDRQVEIWARLVLMRFDPREINDDNMEAFARHLSGAEVGVKAQALQALSFMGESGAKKLNAVVRLLGDKEQPIQLTITAINTIAAMGAGAKPAIPDLKKLVTDTEKIVSGLKDQERKAAEGLLKLKDQERRVAEEMLKVKEHERRTNEELVKLVERAIKHIEDAKPTSPAVAQPEPKKQ; this is encoded by the coding sequence ATGCAACCCGCCTCGCCGTCCGTTACCCCTCCCGGTCGTGGGGCCGGGGCCGCCGCGCTCCGCGGTACCTTCGCACTTCTGCTCGCGTTGTTCGTCGCGGCCCTCGTGAGCGCGCAACCGCCCGCTCCGGGCGCTGCCCAGCCAAAAAAGGAACCGGACCAAAAGGAGCCGGAGAAAAAGGAACCGGCCAAACTGGAAACGCGGTGGCCCACCGACATCAACGGTAAGGATCTCAAGACCGTGATGAAGGACATGGAGGATCCGGACCCGGCCACCCGCGAGTTCGCGGCCCGCACGCTGTCGAGTTTCGGCCCGCCCGCTCAGAAGGGCGATGTGAGCAAGCTCCTGCTGCGGCGCATGACCGCCGAGCGCGACCCCAGTGTGCGGTTCGCCGTGTACGGTGCTGTTGGGGCGATCGCGTTCGACGCGGAAGCCGACAACAAAGAGGCCCTCCGCATCCTGGCGGACGTCGTGGACACGGGGGTGACCGGTGGCGCCTCGCGCTACCAAGCGGTGCAAACGATCACCATGTTCGGGCCGCGGGCTTACGAAACCATCGTGAAACTCACCGGGGTCGCGATGACGGACGCCTCTTACGAGACGCGCCGGGCCATCGCGGGCGCGCTCGGCCGGGTCGCGTTCAGCGAAACGACCGGCCCGAACATGAAGGCCCTCACCGCCCTGGCCGACGTGCTCGCGAAAGACGCGAGTGCCCCCGTGCGCATGGAAGCACTTCAGTCGCTCATGCTCCTCGGCCCGCCGTGGGACGGGGTGAAGAAAGCGGACTCGAAAGTGGACCCGCCCATCAACGCGAAATCGGCCGCGGTCATCATCTCGTACATGAAGCACCGGGTCGGCGACCCCAAGACGAAGACCCCGGGGCTGGAAAAGGACCGGCAGGTCGAGATCTGGGCGCGCCTCGTCCTGATGCGGTTCGATCCCCGGGAAATCAACGACGACAACATGGAGGCCTTCGCCCGCCACCTGAGCGGGGCCGAAGTGGGCGTCAAAGCTCAGGCGCTCCAGGCGCTCAGTTTCATGGGCGAATCGGGCGCGAAGAAGCTGAACGCGGTGGTGCGGTTACTCGGTGACAAGGAGCAGCCGATCCAGCTCACTATTACGGCGATTAACACGATTGCCGCGATGGGCGCCGGGGCGAAGCCCGCGATCCCGGACCTGAAGAAGCTCGTGACCGATACGGAAAAGATCGTCAGCGGGCTGAAGGACCAGGAGCGGAAAGCCGCCGAGGGGCTGCTCAAACTCAAGGACCAGGAGCGCCGGGTCGCCGAGGAGATGCTGAAGGTCAAGGAGCACGAACGGCGGACCAACGAGGAACTCGTGAAGCTGGTCGAACGAGCGATCAAGCACATTGAGGACGCGAAGCCCACCAGCCCCGCGGTCGCTCAGCCGGAACCGAAGAAGCAGTAG
- the msrB gene encoding peptide-methionine (R)-S-oxide reductase MsrB, translated as MPTNAESPNQRTSASGYDLTPPSAAEREELAASLTADERRVILYQGTEAPFCGGLLANKEAGVYHCRLCDLPLFRSATKFESGTGWPSFYAPFDPDHVAVHRDTSHGMIRDEIVCARCGGHLGHVFPDGPRPTGLRYCLNSVSLKFVVDGAAHA; from the coding sequence ATGCCAACGAACGCCGAATCGCCGAACCAGCGCACGTCCGCGTCCGGGTACGACCTGACCCCACCGAGTGCGGCCGAGCGCGAGGAGCTGGCCGCGTCCCTCACGGCCGACGAACGCCGGGTGATTCTGTACCAGGGCACGGAGGCGCCGTTCTGTGGCGGGCTGCTCGCCAACAAGGAAGCCGGCGTTTACCACTGCCGGCTGTGCGACCTTCCGCTGTTCCGCTCGGCGACGAAGTTCGAGTCCGGGACGGGGTGGCCGAGCTTCTACGCGCCCTTTGATCCCGATCACGTCGCAGTTCACCGTGACACCAGTCACGGCATGATTCGCGACGAAATCGTGTGTGCCCGGTGCGGCGGGCACCTCGGGCACGTGTTCCCGGACGGCCCCCGACCCACGGGGCTGCGGTACTGCCTCAACTCGGTTTCGCTGAAATTCGTCGTCGACGGTGCCGCCCATGCCTGA
- a CDS encoding LamG-like jellyroll fold domain-containing protein — translation MPIEFVCPTCNGTLRVEDDFAGRVIRCGSCQTMLRVPNEPNAPDSLTQSVVPVAPPGVPAPRVSENTTDPNQSLFRDADPYHAPDRHPDFELSSRRRNRDRDDSYARPRDRDRDDERPRHRRRPSAPPGRGVFFWLVVCGGLLVLFTFGCCGGLYLLLPGAKWQKHESVKGGFKVDLPAAPRDDLPKLAGKERTPGVQMEGTILIGRAEEFAVVYGDTLPAGQQFGTDQQQIDEAVKGMQSTGDVRAVLSQKNITVGGFPAREVEFSAKSGGWYVSRIVVADGRVYVVIAGGRFARPGNENARRFLDSFEITDPRLKAAGQKRAEDAKRADEETRLQKERAERERAERQKEEERLATEKRTAEEVRRRAAEASAARFQTARPGQAPPDPNDLPGLVLHLPCEALEDKATPVFPNGAATVPVGTVLGPGVRGNAVYLPARPDGVSPAREIVPPELLASDKTVTVAGWIKVRNAACDLVTVHATPQRDPRAPQFGAGVTDRRVRAFDRALADIHRTELVAPQQEAPLSAGWAPDEKWHHLAVTRRAAGSRVIITLYLDGAPVAAYPFGTARGEREDQLVLTFGQSVPLRALTGRSDLHLPEQLKGAAYDVPDPDLPVSAIDDVCAFTRALTEPEIRYLAGTGPRPPAGTKPVRLVPEATIDANNGVAFDPTRETVWAVTAVDGYWRAGTRPKNGAEKQSYLRAHSYPDFKPGPRYLLPEYRDQHGLGGAPVLDPKSNRLYLPIGSKLREGTNLQRRAEADGPVQAFDLGALSDDKEGQPLRPERTATGTAPAGEVLDLVLSPNGARVYRLDMNAPQPGDATKLPPGYEWRDVRAHEFAADLKGQSRIALVPRNALRKGPLWVSPDGKKFRAMISEAGGPFREAGVLEVDVATWQSKVLPLPGGHSSAPQSAAWHPDGRLFVSDGPRGIWEFNFAAGTKRYRAVPVGTASYVCVSADGRYLVASDSEAPAAVFGLNADQTKNRIVILDAAREPVQLGELAALEETPDLRIGGPCWPSPDGRFIVFRSGAVLRIDDGRPPLPKPGLRLPVAPPPHERKAQAPPIDE, via the coding sequence ATGCCCATCGAATTCGTTTGCCCCACGTGTAACGGCACGCTCCGCGTGGAGGACGATTTCGCGGGCCGCGTGATCCGGTGCGGGTCGTGCCAGACCATGTTGCGGGTGCCGAACGAGCCGAACGCACCCGATTCCCTCACTCAATCGGTTGTTCCGGTCGCACCACCCGGCGTACCAGCGCCACGCGTGAGCGAGAACACAACCGACCCGAACCAATCCCTGTTCCGCGACGCCGACCCATATCACGCCCCGGACCGGCACCCGGACTTTGAACTCAGCTCTCGGCGCCGAAACCGCGACCGAGATGATTCTTACGCCCGCCCGCGCGACCGTGATCGTGATGACGAGCGCCCGCGGCACCGGCGCCGACCTTCGGCCCCACCGGGCCGCGGAGTGTTCTTTTGGCTGGTGGTGTGCGGCGGGCTGTTGGTGCTCTTCACGTTCGGGTGTTGCGGCGGGTTGTACCTGTTGCTCCCCGGTGCGAAGTGGCAAAAACACGAGTCCGTGAAGGGGGGCTTCAAAGTCGACCTGCCGGCCGCCCCGCGCGACGATCTGCCGAAGCTCGCGGGGAAGGAGCGCACCCCGGGTGTGCAAATGGAGGGCACGATCCTGATCGGCCGGGCCGAAGAGTTCGCGGTCGTTTATGGTGATACCCTGCCCGCCGGGCAGCAGTTCGGCACCGACCAGCAACAGATCGACGAAGCCGTGAAGGGAATGCAGTCCACCGGCGACGTGCGCGCGGTGCTCAGCCAGAAGAACATCACCGTGGGCGGGTTCCCGGCCCGCGAGGTCGAGTTCAGCGCCAAGAGCGGCGGGTGGTACGTGTCCCGAATCGTCGTCGCCGACGGGCGCGTGTACGTGGTCATCGCGGGCGGCCGGTTCGCCCGGCCCGGCAACGAGAACGCGCGGCGGTTCCTCGACTCGTTCGAGATCACCGACCCGCGCCTGAAGGCCGCCGGGCAAAAGCGCGCGGAAGACGCGAAACGCGCGGACGAGGAGACCCGGCTCCAGAAGGAACGGGCCGAGCGCGAGCGGGCCGAACGGCAGAAAGAAGAAGAGCGCTTGGCCACGGAAAAGCGCACGGCTGAAGAGGTCCGCCGGCGCGCCGCAGAAGCGAGCGCGGCACGATTCCAGACCGCTCGCCCCGGTCAGGCGCCGCCCGACCCTAACGATTTGCCCGGATTGGTACTTCATCTCCCGTGCGAGGCGCTCGAAGACAAGGCCACACCGGTGTTCCCGAATGGCGCTGCGACTGTGCCGGTCGGGACCGTACTCGGCCCTGGGGTCCGCGGAAACGCCGTGTACCTGCCCGCGCGCCCGGACGGTGTTTCACCCGCCCGCGAAATCGTCCCGCCCGAGTTACTCGCGAGCGACAAAACGGTCACCGTCGCCGGATGGATCAAGGTGCGAAACGCGGCGTGCGACCTCGTCACCGTTCACGCGACGCCCCAGCGCGATCCCCGGGCACCGCAATTCGGCGCGGGGGTGACGGACCGGCGGGTTCGCGCGTTCGACCGCGCCTTGGCCGACATCCACCGGACCGAGCTCGTGGCCCCTCAGCAGGAGGCGCCGTTGAGTGCGGGGTGGGCGCCGGACGAAAAATGGCACCACCTCGCCGTGACGCGCCGGGCCGCCGGCTCGCGGGTGATTATCACGCTGTACTTGGATGGTGCTCCGGTCGCGGCATACCCGTTCGGGACCGCGCGAGGTGAACGGGAGGACCAGTTGGTGCTGACCTTCGGTCAGTCGGTCCCCCTCCGAGCACTTACCGGGCGGTCCGATCTGCACCTCCCGGAGCAGTTAAAGGGCGCCGCATACGACGTGCCCGATCCCGACCTGCCCGTGTCGGCCATTGACGATGTGTGCGCGTTCACCCGCGCGCTGACGGAGCCGGAGATCCGGTACCTCGCGGGCACCGGTCCGCGCCCGCCCGCGGGGACCAAACCCGTTCGGCTCGTCCCGGAAGCCACTATCGATGCGAACAACGGCGTGGCGTTCGACCCGACCCGCGAGACGGTGTGGGCCGTGACCGCGGTCGACGGATATTGGCGCGCCGGCACGAGGCCAAAGAACGGCGCCGAGAAGCAGTCGTATCTCCGGGCGCACTCGTACCCGGATTTCAAACCCGGTCCGCGCTACCTGTTGCCGGAGTACCGCGACCAGCACGGGTTGGGCGGGGCGCCGGTTCTGGACCCGAAGAGTAACCGTTTGTACCTGCCGATCGGGTCCAAGTTGCGCGAGGGGACCAACCTCCAGCGCCGGGCCGAAGCGGACGGCCCGGTTCAGGCGTTCGATCTGGGCGCCTTATCGGACGATAAAGAGGGTCAGCCCCTCCGCCCCGAGCGCACCGCGACCGGCACGGCTCCCGCGGGCGAGGTGCTCGACTTGGTGCTCTCGCCCAACGGGGCGCGCGTGTACCGCCTCGACATGAACGCCCCGCAACCCGGGGATGCAACGAAACTGCCACCCGGTTACGAGTGGCGCGACGTGCGCGCGCACGAGTTCGCGGCCGATTTGAAGGGGCAGTCGCGGATCGCCCTTGTCCCCAGAAACGCCTTGCGGAAGGGACCACTCTGGGTATCGCCCGACGGTAAGAAATTCCGAGCAATGATTTCCGAAGCCGGCGGCCCCTTCCGAGAGGCCGGGGTACTGGAAGTAGACGTAGCGACTTGGCAATCCAAGGTGCTCCCGCTCCCGGGCGGGCACTCGTCCGCGCCGCAATCGGCCGCGTGGCACCCGGACGGCCGCCTGTTCGTGTCCGACGGGCCGCGGGGCATCTGGGAATTCAATTTCGCCGCGGGCACAAAACGGTACCGGGCAGTGCCGGTCGGCACCGCGTCGTATGTGTGCGTTTCGGCCGACGGGCGCTACCTCGTGGCGTCCGATTCCGAGGCGCCGGCGGCAGTGTTCGGTCTTAATGCCGACCAAACCAAAAACCGCATCGTAATCCTCGACGCGGCGCGCGAGCCGGTTCAGTTGGGGGAACTCGCGGCCCTTGAAGAAACGCCAGACTTGCGGATCGGTGGCCCGTGCTGGCCCAGCCCGGACGGGCGGTTCATCGTGTTCCGCTCGGGCGCCGTGCTCCGGATCGACGACGGGCGCCCGCCGCTCCCGAAACCGGGCCTGCGTCTTCCGGTGGCCCCGCCGCCGCACGAGCGGAAAGCCCAAGCGCCACCGATCGACGAGTGA
- a CDS encoding M24 family metallopeptidase: MAPEDQVSDPTPSAPGADRLSARRADIDAKQELVSGVLAEMECEAVILLMPAHVSWFTAGLNARGLIADSERPGIFTNGRQRWLLCSNIDTQRLFDEELDQLGFQLKEWTWAGGRSELLYNITAGHTVAADRPFPNVPMANDRLRPLLRVLSAYEQNRYRELGRAVAHAVEATARTASLGETEEEIAGQLGHRLLHRGIEPAALSVIADARGERFRRAGFTSAPATRTCIIQATGQRDGLYVTVARTISFGPPPDEFRNAHGLAVKLAAVYRSYTAPGATVAPVADATGIVLADTPFEFDVRLSQPGYGAGRFAAEELRRAGHDEPLSAGQAGVWQPRVGAAAGVDTVLVTESGHEPITPPTDWPFKRVTVRGAAHDIPDLFVRTDVS, from the coding sequence ATGGCTCCAGAAGATCAAGTAAGTGACCCCACCCCCAGCGCCCCCGGGGCCGACCGGCTCTCAGCGCGCCGGGCCGACATCGACGCGAAGCAGGAACTCGTCTCCGGCGTGCTCGCCGAGATGGAGTGCGAGGCCGTGATCCTGCTGATGCCGGCGCACGTCTCCTGGTTCACGGCAGGACTCAACGCGCGGGGGCTGATCGCGGACTCCGAACGCCCCGGCATCTTCACCAACGGCCGGCAGCGCTGGCTGCTGTGCTCGAACATCGACACGCAGCGCCTCTTCGACGAGGAGTTGGACCAACTCGGGTTTCAACTCAAGGAATGGACCTGGGCCGGCGGGCGCTCCGAACTGCTTTACAACATTACCGCGGGTCACACGGTCGCGGCGGACCGGCCGTTCCCGAACGTGCCGATGGCGAACGACCGGTTGCGCCCGTTACTGCGTGTCCTCTCGGCCTACGAGCAGAACCGGTACCGTGAATTGGGTCGCGCGGTCGCGCACGCGGTCGAGGCGACCGCACGAACCGCTTCGCTCGGCGAAACGGAAGAGGAAATCGCGGGGCAGCTCGGACACCGGCTGCTCCACCGCGGGATCGAGCCGGCCGCGCTCAGCGTGATCGCGGACGCACGCGGAGAGAGATTCAGGCGAGCCGGGTTCACGTCCGCGCCCGCGACGCGGACCTGCATCATCCAGGCGACCGGCCAGCGCGACGGGCTGTACGTCACCGTGGCACGAACGATCAGCTTCGGCCCGCCCCCGGACGAATTCCGTAACGCGCACGGTCTCGCGGTGAAGTTGGCCGCGGTCTACCGCTCGTACACTGCTCCCGGGGCTACTGTCGCCCCTGTCGCTGACGCGACCGGCATCGTCCTTGCGGACACGCCCTTTGAATTTGATGTGCGACTCAGTCAGCCGGGGTACGGCGCCGGGCGGTTCGCGGCCGAGGAGTTGCGACGCGCCGGGCACGACGAACCGCTCTCGGCGGGGCAAGCGGGTGTGTGGCAGCCGCGTGTGGGGGCGGCCGCGGGCGTCGACACGGTGCTGGTCACCGAGAGCGGGCACGAACCGATCACCCCGCCAACCGACTGGCCCTTCAAGCGCGTGACTGTTCGCGGCGCGGCGCACGACATTCCGGACTTGTTCGTGCGCACGGATGTGAGTTGA